The Amycolatopsis viridis genome window below encodes:
- a CDS encoding serine hydrolase domain-containing protein has product MLPSTDFALLRRLSLEQANGRAPSMVAAVVRDGEIAWWGARGTVDGAAPDDDTQYRLGSITKTLVATVVMRLRDEGRLDLNDPLDKHVPGTSFGASTVGQLLSHTGGLTSESPGSWWERSEGGDWAALQASLAQDAVKNRPGSRFHYSNVGYGVLGELIARHRGTDWLTAVTREVFEPLGMTRTSPHPRGRHARGWAVHPFADLLLPEPSPDAGAMAPAGQLWSTVRDLARWTAFIGGDTAGVLNPDTLAEMRAVATVDDADTWTSGFGLGLQLVRHQGRRLAGHGGSMPGFLAGTLIDESTGTGALAFANATSGPAIMGLTVDLISIADEHEPNLPEQWRPSEVDRSLLTLTGLWHWGPTPYHLRLIPGGMLSLTPVSGTGRASRFRPAGPDEWLGLDGYYAGETLRVGRDSDGTPRHLDLATFVFTRTPYDPAAPVPGGVDPYGWRTA; this is encoded by the coding sequence ATGCTGCCCAGCACCGACTTCGCCCTGCTCCGCCGCCTGTCCCTCGAGCAGGCGAACGGCCGTGCGCCATCGATGGTCGCCGCGGTCGTCCGCGACGGGGAGATCGCCTGGTGGGGCGCCCGCGGCACCGTGGACGGCGCTGCGCCCGACGACGACACCCAGTACCGCCTCGGCTCGATCACGAAGACGCTCGTCGCCACCGTCGTCATGCGGCTGCGCGACGAGGGGCGCCTGGACCTCAACGACCCGCTGGACAAGCACGTGCCCGGCACCAGCTTCGGCGCCTCGACCGTCGGCCAGCTGCTCTCGCACACCGGCGGGCTGACCTCGGAGTCGCCCGGCTCGTGGTGGGAACGCAGCGAAGGCGGCGACTGGGCCGCGCTGCAGGCGAGCCTCGCCCAGGACGCGGTGAAGAACCGCCCGGGCAGCCGCTTCCACTACTCCAACGTCGGCTACGGCGTGCTCGGCGAGCTGATCGCCCGCCACCGCGGCACCGACTGGCTGACCGCGGTGACCCGCGAGGTCTTCGAACCGCTCGGCATGACCCGCACGTCCCCGCACCCGCGGGGCCGGCACGCGCGCGGCTGGGCCGTGCACCCGTTCGCCGACCTGCTGCTGCCCGAGCCCAGTCCGGACGCCGGTGCGATGGCGCCGGCCGGTCAGCTCTGGTCGACGGTCCGCGACCTGGCCCGCTGGACCGCGTTCATCGGTGGCGACACCGCCGGCGTGCTCAACCCGGACACCCTCGCCGAGATGCGCGCCGTCGCCACGGTCGACGACGCCGACACCTGGACCTCGGGCTTCGGCCTGGGCCTGCAGCTCGTCCGCCACCAGGGCCGCCGGCTGGCCGGGCACGGTGGGTCGATGCCCGGGTTCCTCGCCGGCACGCTGATCGACGAGAGCACCGGTACCGGCGCGCTGGCCTTCGCCAACGCGACGTCGGGACCGGCGATCATGGGTCTGACGGTCGACCTGATCTCGATCGCCGACGAGCACGAACCGAACCTGCCCGAACAGTGGCGGCCGTCCGAGGTGGACCGCTCGCTGCTGACCCTCACCGGGCTGTGGCACTGGGGCCCGACGCCCTACCACCTCCGGCTGATCCCGGGCGGCATGCTGAGCCTCACCCCGGTCAGCGGCACCGGCCGCGCGTCCCGGTTCCGGCCGGCGGGCCCGGACGAGTGGCTCGGCCTGGACGGCTACTACGCCGGGGAGACCCTGCGCGTCGGCCGTGACTCCGACGGCACGCCGCGGCACCTGGACCTGGCGACCTTCGTCTT
- a CDS encoding citrate synthase 2 encodes MRSERFPPVTTSAPVANNTEPDDGFKPGLEGVVAFRTQIAEPDRNGGALRYRGVDIEDLAGKVSFGDVWGLLVDGRFGDGLPPAEPFPIPVHTGDVRVDAQAALAMVAPIWGFRPVLDISDDEARENLARASVTALSYVAQSARGVGVPAVPESRVDQGRTITERFMIRWRGEPDPAHVKAVDAYWVSAAEHGLNASTFTARVIASTGADVAAALSGAIGAMSGPLHGGAPARVLPMIEAVEKEGDARKVVKGILDRKERLMGFGHRVYRAEDPRARVLRRTCRELGAERYEVAAALEQAALAELRERRPDRAIETNVEFWAAVILDFARVPTSMMPAMFTSARTAGWAAHILEQKQTGRLVRPSASYVGPGPRSPEEVDGWSAVQPL; translated from the coding sequence ATGCGCAGCGAAAGGTTTCCACCAGTGACCACCTCAGCGCCCGTTGCAAACAACACAGAACCGGACGACGGGTTCAAGCCCGGGCTGGAAGGCGTCGTCGCCTTCCGCACCCAGATCGCCGAGCCGGACCGCAACGGCGGCGCACTGCGCTACCGCGGCGTGGACATCGAGGACCTGGCCGGCAAGGTCAGCTTCGGCGACGTGTGGGGCCTGCTGGTCGACGGCAGGTTCGGCGACGGGCTGCCGCCGGCCGAGCCGTTCCCGATCCCCGTGCACACCGGTGACGTCCGGGTGGACGCGCAGGCCGCGCTCGCGATGGTGGCGCCGATCTGGGGCTTCCGGCCGGTGCTCGACATCAGCGACGACGAAGCGCGGGAGAACCTGGCGCGCGCGTCGGTGACCGCCCTGTCCTACGTGGCCCAGTCCGCGCGCGGGGTCGGGGTGCCCGCCGTGCCGGAGTCCCGGGTGGACCAGGGCCGGACGATCACCGAGCGGTTCATGATCCGCTGGCGCGGTGAGCCGGACCCGGCGCACGTCAAGGCCGTGGACGCCTACTGGGTGTCGGCCGCCGAGCACGGGCTCAACGCCTCGACGTTCACCGCCCGGGTGATCGCCTCGACCGGGGCGGACGTGGCCGCGGCGCTGTCCGGCGCGATCGGCGCGATGTCCGGGCCGCTGCACGGCGGCGCCCCGGCGCGGGTGCTGCCGATGATCGAGGCGGTGGAGAAGGAGGGCGACGCCCGCAAGGTCGTCAAGGGGATCCTGGACCGCAAGGAGCGCCTGATGGGTTTCGGGCACCGGGTCTACCGGGCCGAGGACCCCCGGGCGCGCGTGCTGCGCCGGACGTGCCGCGAGCTGGGCGCCGAACGGTACGAGGTGGCGGCCGCGCTGGAGCAGGCGGCGCTGGCGGAGCTGCGGGAGCGCCGCCCGGACCGCGCGATCGAGACGAACGTCGAGTTCTGGGCCGCGGTGATCCTGGACTTCGCCCGGGTCCCGACGAGCATGATGCCGGCGATGTTCACCTCCGCGCGCACGGCCGGCTGGGCGGCGCACATCCTGGAGCAGAAGCAGACCGGCCGCCTGGTCCGCCCCTCTGCGAGCTACGTCGGCCCCGGCCCTCGTTCACCCGAGGAGGTCGACGGCTGGTCCGCGGTCCAGCCGCTCTGA
- the pdxH gene encoding pyridoxamine 5'-phosphate oxidase codes for MPEVENIDDVAVRLPGMRVAYDGEALDESDLAPSWTEQLQDWLNHAIAAGVAEPNAMVLATADADGRPSSRSVLCKGLDERGVVFYTNFTSKKSHDLTITRYASATFPWYALQRQVTVRGEVEKVDVKETAEYWKQRPRGSQLGAWASPQSKVVTGRRDLDVALASIERRFGDVDEVPLPPHWGGWRIRPEVVEFWQGQRDRLHDRLRYVRTADGWHIERVAP; via the coding sequence ATGCCAGAGGTCGAAAACATCGACGACGTTGCGGTACGCCTTCCCGGCATGCGGGTGGCCTACGACGGTGAGGCGCTGGACGAGTCCGATCTGGCTCCCAGCTGGACCGAGCAGTTGCAGGACTGGCTGAACCACGCCATCGCGGCGGGGGTCGCCGAGCCCAACGCCATGGTGCTGGCCACCGCGGACGCCGATGGACGGCCGTCCTCCCGCAGCGTGCTGTGCAAGGGCCTCGACGAGCGCGGTGTGGTGTTCTACACGAACTTCACCTCCAAGAAGAGCCACGACCTGACCATCACGCGGTACGCGTCGGCGACCTTCCCGTGGTACGCGTTGCAGCGGCAGGTGACCGTGCGCGGCGAGGTGGAGAAGGTCGACGTCAAGGAGACGGCCGAGTACTGGAAGCAGCGCCCGCGCGGTTCCCAGCTCGGCGCCTGGGCATCGCCGCAGTCCAAGGTCGTCACCGGGCGGCGTGACCTGGACGTCGCGCTCGCCTCGATCGAACGCCGCTTCGGCGACGTCGACGAGGTGCCGCTGCCGCCGCACTGGGGCGGGTGGCGCATCCGGCCCGAGGTGGTCGAGTTCTGGCAGGGGCAGCGGGACCGGCTGCACGACCGGTTGCGCTACGTGCGCACCGCGGACGGCTGGCACATCGAGCGCGTCGCTCCCTGA